A window from Acinonyx jubatus isolate Ajub_Pintada_27869175 chromosome E1, VMU_Ajub_asm_v1.0, whole genome shotgun sequence encodes these proteins:
- the SMARCD2 gene encoding SWI/SNF-related matrix-associated actin-dependent regulator of chromatin subfamily D member 2 isoform X2, translated as MSPGSRMPMAGLQVGPPAGSPFGTAAPLRPGMPPTMMDPFRKRLLVPQAQHPMPAQRRGLKRRKMADKVLPQRIRELVPESQAYMDLLAFERKLDQTIARKRMEIQEAIKKPLTQKRKLRIYISNTFSPSKAEGDNAGNAGTPGGTPAGDKVASWELRVEGKLLDDPSKQKRKFSSFFKSLVIELDKELYGPDNHLVEWHRMPTTQETDGFQVKRPGDLNVKCTLLLMLDHQPPQYKLDPRLARLLGVHTQTRAAIMQALWLYIKHNQLQDGHEREYINCNRYFRQIFSCGRLRFSEIPMKLAGLLQHPDPIVINHVISVDPNDQKKTACYDIDVEVDDPLKAQMSNFLASTTNQQEIASLDVKIHETIESINQLKTQRDFMLSFSTDPQDFIQEWLRSQRRDLKIITDVIGNPEEERRAAFYHQPWAQEAVGRHIFAKVQQRRQELEQVLGIRLT; from the exons ATGTCACCAGGGAGCCGGATGCCCATGGCTGGCTTGCAGGTGGGGCCCCCTGCCGGCTCCCCATTTGGCACAGCTGCTCCACTTCGACCTGGCATGCCACCCACCATGATGGACCCGTTCCGAAAACGCCTGCTGGTGCCCCAGGCCCAGCATCCAATGCCGGCCCAGCGCCGGGG GTTAaagaggaggaagatggcagATAAGGTTCTACCTCAGCGA ATTCGGGAACTTGTCCCAGAGTCTCAGGCGTATATGGATCTTTTGGCTTTTGAGCGGAAGCTGGACCAGACCATTGCCCGAAAGCGGATGGAGATCCAAGAGGCCATCAAAAAGCCTCTGACG CAAAAACGAAAGCTGCGGATCTATATTTCTAATACATTCAGTCCCAGCAAAGCAGAAGGTGATAATGCAGGAAACGCAGGGACCCCCGGGGGAACCCCAGCAGGGGACAAGGTGGCTTCCTGGGAACTCCGAGTGGAGGGAAAACTGCTGGATGAT CCTAGCAAACAGAAGAGGaagttttcttcattctttaagaGCCTCGTCATTGAGCTGGACAAGGAACTGTACGGGCCTGACAACCACCTGGTGGAG tgGCACCGGATGCCCACCACCCAGGAGACTGATGGCTTCCAGGTGAAACGGCCTGGAGACCTTAACGTCAAGTGcaccctcctgctcatgctggaTCATCAG CCTCCCCAGTACAAGTTGGACCCCCGACTGGCAAGGCTGCTAGGGGTGCACACACAGACCAGGGCCGCCATCATGCAGGCCCTGTGGCTTTATATCAAACACAACCAGCTGCAGGACGGGCACGAGCGGGAGTACATCAATTGCAACCGTTACTTTCGCCAG ATCTTCAGTTGTGGCCGACTTCGTTTCTCGGAGATTCCCATGAAGCTGGCTGGATTGCTGCAGCATCCAGACCCCATTGTCATCAACCACGTCATTAG CGTAGACCCTAATGACCAGAAGAAGACAGCGTGTTATGACATTGATGTGGAGGTAGACGACCCACTCAAGGCCCAGATGAGCAATTTTCTGGCCTCCACCACCAATCAACAGGAGATTGCCTCCCTTGATGTCAAG ATCCATGAGACCATTGAGTCCATCAACCAGCTGAAGACCCAGAGGGATTTCATGCTCAGCTTTAGCACTGACCCTCAGGACTTCATCCAGGAGTGGCTCCGATCTCAGCGCCGAGATCTGAAG ATCATCACTGATGTGATTGGGAATCCTGAGGAAGAGAGACGAGCTGCTTTCTACCACCAGCCCTGGGCCCAGGAAGCAGTGGGGAGGCACATCTTTGCCAAG GTGCAGCAGCGAAGGCAAGAACTGGAACAGGTGCTGGGAATCCGCCTGACCTAA
- the PSMC5 gene encoding 26S proteasome regulatory subunit 8 isoform X2 — translation MPAVSAGEGRWRLTDRSRYGGCGGRAGTGGSMRRRRDPRWTASWGQEGRMELEEGKAGSGLRQYYLSKIEELQLIVNDKSQNLRRLQAQRNELNAKVRLLREELQLLQEQGSYVGEVVRAMDKKKVLVKVHPEGKFVVDVDKNIDINDVTPNCRVALRNDSYTLHKILPNKVDPLVSLMMVEKVPDSTYEMIGGLDKQIKEIKEVIELPVKHPELFEALGIAQPKGVLLYGPPGTGKTLLARAVAHHTDCTFIRVSGSELVQKFIGEGARMVRELFVMAREHAPSIIFMDEIDSIGSSRLEGGSGGDSEVQRTMLELLNQLDGFEATKNIKVIMATNRIDILDSALLRPGRIDRKIEFPPPNEEARLDILKIHSRKMNLTRGINLRKIAELMPGASGAEVKGVCTEAGMYALRERRVHVTQEDFEMAVAKVMQKDSEKNMSIKKLWK, via the exons ATGCCGGCCGTCTCTGcgggagagggaagatggcgcTTGACGGACCGGAGCAGGTATGGCGGCTGCGGCGGCCGGGCGGGGACTGGGGGCTCGATGCGAAGAAGGCGTGATCCGAGGTGGACTGCCAGCTGGGGGCAAGAGGGTCGG ATGGAGCTGGAAGAGGGAAAAGCAGGCAGTGGACTCCGCCAATATTATCTGTCCAAGATTGAAGAATTGCAG CTGATTGTGAATGACAAGAGCCAGAATCTCCGGAGGCTGCAGGCACAGAGGAATGAGCTCAATGCGAAAG TTCGCCTACTGCGGGAAGAGCTACAGCTGCTGCAGGAACAGGGCTCCTATGTAGGGGAAGTAGTCCGGGCCATGGATAAGAAGAAAGTGTTGGTTAAG GTGCATCCCGAAGGCAAGTTTGTCGTAGATGTGGACAAGAACATCGACATCAACGAT GTGACACCCAATTGCCGAGTCGCTCTAAGAAACGACAGCTACACTCTGCACAAGATATTGCCCAACAAGGTAGACCCCCTGGTGTCACTGATGATGGTGGAGAAAGTGCCAGATTCAACCTATGAGATGATCGGTGGACTGGACAAGCAGATAAAGGAGATCAAAGAAGTGATCGAGCTGCCTGTCAAGCATCCTGAGCTCTTTGAAGCGCTGGGCATTGCACAGCCCAAG GGGGTGCTGCTATATGGGCCCCCAGGCACTGGGAAGACACTGTTGGCCCGGGCTGTGGCTCATCATACAGACTGTACCTTTATTCGTGTCTCTGGCTCTGAATTGGTACAGAAATTCATCGGGGAAG GGGCAAGAATGGTGAGGGAGCTGTTTGTCATGGCACGAGAACATGCTCCTTCTATCATCTTCATGGATGAAATCGACTCCATTGGCTCCTCACGGCTGGAGGGGGGTTCCGGAGGGGACAGTGAGGTGCAGCGCACAATGCTGGAGCTGCTCAACCAGCTGGATGGCTTTGAGGCCACCAAGAATATCAAG GTTATCATGGCTACTAACAGGATTGACATCCTGGACTCGGCGCTGCTCCGCCCTGGGCGCATCGACAGGAAAATTGAATTCCCACCCCCCAATGAGGAG gCCCGGCTGGACATTTTGAAGATTCATTCTCGGAAAATGAACCTGACCCGGGGGATCAACCTGCGGAAGATTGCTGAGCTCATGCCTGGAGCGTCAGGGGCTGAAGTAAAG GGCGTGTGCACCGAAGCTGGCATGTATGCCCTGCGGGAGCGGCGAGTCCACGTCACGCAGGAGGACTTTGAGATGGCAGTGGCCAAG GTCATGCAGAAGGACAGCGAGAAAAACATGTCTATCAAGAAGCTATGGAAGTGA
- the FTSJ3 gene encoding pre-rRNA 2'-O-ribose RNA methyltransferase FTSJ3 codes for MGKKGKVGKSRKDKFYHLAKETGYRSRSAFKLIQLNRRFQFLQKARALLDLCAAPGGWLQVAAKFMPVSSLIVGVDLVPIKPLPNVVTLQEDITTERCRQALKKELKTWKVDVVLNDGAPNVGASWVHDAYSQAHLTLMALRLACDFLARGGCFITKVFRSRDYQPLLWIFQQLFRRVQATKPQASRHESAEIFVVCQGFLAPDKVDSKFFDPKFAFKEIEVQAKTVTELVTKKKPKAEGYAEGDLTLYHRTSVTDFLRAANPVDFLSKASEILLDDEELAQHPATTEDVRACCQDIKVLGRKELRSLLNWRTKLRRHVAKKLKEQAKAMDISLSSGEEEAEADEESTAGTVRQPSKEEEEEEQLDRTLAEMKAQEVAELKRKKKKLLREQRKQRERVELKMDLPGVSIADEGETGMFSLRTIRGHQLLEEVTQGDMSAADTFLSDVPRDDIYVSDVEDDDTSLDSDLDPEELAGVGGSPRLKDQKRVRFAEVEDGDKEEEEENPLLVPLEERTVLREEQASLWFSKDGFSGLEDDADEALEISQAQLLYESHRKGRQQLPPPSSLKTEEKPPPCQEKDPAGAGAPSEAEAASGPGGEERDGSSDSESSSSEDGESWEPKHGKKRSCGPKSDEDGFEIVPIEDPMKRRILDPEGLALGAIIASSKKAKRDLIDDSFSRYTFNEEEGELPEWFVQEEKQHRVRQLPIDKKEVERYRRRWQEINARPIKKVAEAKARKKRRMLKKLEQTKKKAEAVVNTVDISEREKVAQLRSLYKKAGLGREKRQVTYVVAKKGVGRKVRRPAGVRGHFKVVDSRMKKDQRAQQRKEQKKKHRRK; via the exons ATGGGCAAGAAAGGCAAAGTCGGGAAGAGCCGGAAGGACAAGTTCTATCATCTGGCGAAGGAGACTG GTTACCGCTCCCGCTCTGCTTTCAAGCTGATCCAGTTAAATCGCCGCTTTCAGTTCCTGCAGAAAGCCCGAGCCTTGCTGGACCTGTGTGCTGCGCCAGGGGGATG GTTGCAGGTGGCTGCTAAGTTTATGCCTGTATCCAGCCTTATTGTGG GAGTGGACCTGGTTCCAATCAAGCCTCTTCCCAATGTGGTGACACTCCAGGAGGACATCACAACAGAACGCTGTAGGCAG GCCCTGAAGAAGGAGCTGAAGACCTGGAAAGTTGATGTTGTGCTCAATGATGGGGCCCCCAACGTTGGGGCTAGCTGGGTCCACGATGCTTATTCACAAG CCCACTTGACACTGATGGCTCTGCGTTTGGCTTGTGATTTTCTGGCCCGCGGTGGCTGCTTTATCACAAAGGTTTTTCGCTCTCGTGACTATCAGCCCCTACTGTGGATCTTCCAGCAGCTCTTTCGCCGTGTCCAGGCCACTAAGCCCCAAGCCTCCCGCCATGAATCTGCGGAGATCTTTGTAGTCTGCCAGG GATTCCTGGCTCCTGACAAGGTTGACAGTAAATTCTTTGACCCCAAATTTGCCTTCAAGGAGATTGAAGTTCAGGCCAAGACTGTTACCGAATTGGTGACTAAGAAGAAGCCAAAG GCTGAAGGCTATGCTGAGGGCGACCTCACCCTTTATCACCGAACTTCAGTCACCGACTTTCTCCGAGCTGCCAACCCTGTTGACTTCCTCTCCAAAGCCAGCGAA ATCTTGCTAGATGATGAAGAGTTGGCACAGCATCCAGCCACCACTGAGGATGTGCGGGCCTGCTGTCAGGACATCAAAGTGCTAGGGCGCAAGGAACTTAG GTCCCTACTGAACTGGAGAACGAAGCTTCGGCGGCACGTGGCCAAGAAGCTGAAAGAGCAGGCGAAGGCAATGGACATCAG TCTCAGCTCGGGAGAGGAAGAGGCGGAGGCTGATGAAGAGTCAACAGCCGGGACTGTGCGGCAGCCCtcgaaggaggaagaagaggaggagcaaCTTGACCGGACCCTGGCGGAGATGAAGGCCCAGGAGGTGGCGGAATTAAAGAg gaagaaaaagaagctgCTGCGTGAGCAGAGAAAACAGCGGGAGCGTGTGGAGCTGAAGATGGACCTTCCTGGGGTTTCTATTGCAGATGAGGGGGAGACTGGCATGTTCTCCCTGCGCACCATCCGGGGTCACCAG TTGTTAGAGGAGGTAACACAAGGGGATATGAGTGCTGCGGACACATTTCTGTCTGATGTGCCAAGGGATGACATCTATGTATCAGATGTCGAGGATGACGACACATCTCTGGACAGTGACTTGGATCCAGAGGAGCTGGCGGGAGTTGGAGGATCTCCGCGTCTAAAGGACCAAAAGCG TGTACGATTTGCTGAAGTAGAAGATGGtgacaaagaggaagaagaggagaatcCGCTGCTGGTACCGCTGGAGGAAAGGACGGTACTGCGGGAAGAACAAGCCAGTCTGTGGTTCTCTAAG GATGGCTTCAGTGGGCTTGAGGATGATGCGGATGAGGCCCTGGAGATCAGTCAAGCGCAGCTGTTGTATGAGAGCCATCGGAAGGGGCGGCAGCAGCTGCCACCTCCTTCCAGTTTGAAGACCGAGGAAAAACCTCCCCCGTGCCAGGAGAAGGAtccagcaggggcaggggctccGTCCGAGGCAGAGGCCGCCAGTGGGCCTGGCGGGGAAGAAAGAGATGGCAGCTCAGACAGCGAGAGCAGCAGCAGTGAGGATGGGGAGAG TTGGGaaccaaagcatggaaagaagcGAAGCTGTGGGCCTAAGTCAGATGAAGACGGGTTTGAGATTGTGCCCATCGAGGACCCAA TGAAACGTAGGATACTAGACCCTGAAGGCCTTGCCCTAGGTGCTATCATTGCTTCTTCCAAAAAGGCTAAACGAGACCTCATAGATGATTCCTTCAGCAG GTATACGTTTAACGAGGAGGAGGGAGAGCTTCCGGAGTGGTTTGTGCAGGAGGAAAAGCAGCACAGGGTACGGCAGCTGCCCATTGACAAGAAGGAGGTAGAACGCTACCGCAGACGCTGGCAGGAAATCAATGCGCGTCCCATCAAGAAAGTTGCTGAGGCCAAAGCCAGAAAGAAACGGAGG ATGCTAAAGAAGCTGGAGCAAACCAAGAAGAAGGCAGAGGCTGTGGTGAACACCGTGGACATCTCTGAACGAGAGAAAGTGGCTCAGCttaggag CCTCTACAAGAAGGCTGGGCTCGGCAGGGAGAAACGCCAAGTCACCTATGTCGTAGCCAAAAAAGGTGTGGGCCGCAAAGTGCGCCGGCCAGCTGGGGTCAGAGGTCATTTCAAAGTGGTGGACTCAAGGATGAAGAAGGACCAAAGAGCACAACAAaggaaagagcagaagaaaaaacacagacgGAAGTGA
- the DDX42 gene encoding ATP-dependent RNA helicase DDX42 isoform X2, whose protein sequence is MAENPTAGVVQEEEEDNLEYDSDGNPIAPSKKIIDPLPPIDHSEIDYPPFEKNFYNEHEEITNLTPQQLIDLRHKLNLRVSGAAPPRPGSSFAHFGFDEQLMHQIRKSEYTQPTPIQCQGVPVALSGRDMIGIAKTGSGKTAAFIWPMLIHIMDQKELEPGDGPIAVIVCPTRELCQQIHAECKRFGKAYNLRSVAVYGGGSMWEQAKALQEGAEIVVCTPGRLIDHVKKKATNLQRVSYLVFDEADRMFDMGFEYQVRSIASHVRPDRQTLLFSATFRKKIEKLARDILIDPIRVVQGDIGEANEDVTQIVEILHSGPSKWNWLTRRLVEFTSSGSVLLFVTKKANAEELANNLKQEGHNLGLLHGDMDQSERNKVISDFKKKDIPVLVATDVAARGLDIPSIKTVINYDVARDIDTHTHRIGRTGRAGEKGVAYTLLTPKDSNFAGDLVRNLEGANQHVSKELLDLAMQNAWFRKSRFKGGKGKKLNIGGGGLGYRERPGLGSENTDRGNNNNVMSNYEAYKPSTGAMGDRLTAMKAAFQSQYKSHFVAASLSNQKAGSSAAGASGWTSAGSLNSVPTNSAQQGHNSPDSPIASAAKGIPGFGNTGNLSSAPVTYPSAGAQGVNNTASGNNSREGPGGGNGKRERYTENRGGSRHSHGESGNRHGDSPRHGDGGRHGDGYRYPESGSRHADGHRHGENRHGGGGGRHGESRGANDGRNGESRKEGCNRESKVDPKVDSKMDKMDSKTDKTADGFAVPEPPKRKKSRWDS, encoded by the exons ATTGACTATCcaccatttgaaaaaaatttttacaatgaGCATGAAGAGATAACCAACCTCACCCCTCAGCAGCTAATAGATCTCCGTCATAAGCTCAATCTTCGG GTCTCTGGTGCTGCACCTCCTAGACCAGGAAGTAGTTTTGCTCATTTTGGGTTTGATGAACAACTTATGCACCAGATTCGGAAATCTGAGTACACACAGCCCACTCCAATACAGTGCCAG gGCGTGCCTGTGGCGTTAAGTGGTAGAGACATGATTGGTATTGCCAAAACAGGCAGTGGAAAAACGGCCGCCTTTATCTGGCCGATGTTGATTCATATAATGGACCAGAAGGAACTGGAACCAGGTGATGGACCGATTGCAGTGATCGTGTGTCCTACTAGGGAGCTTTGCCAGCAG ATCCATGCAGAATGTAAGCGGTTTGGGAAAGCGTATAATCTTCGATCAGTGGCCGTGTATGGAGGAGGGAGCATGTGGGAACAAGCCAAGGCTcttcaggaaggggcagagattgTTGTGTGTACCCCA GGTCGACTGATTGATCATGTGAAGAAGAAAGCTACCAATCTTCAAAGAGTCTCTTACCTTGTGTTTGATGAAGCAGATCGCATGTTTGACATGGGATTTG AGTACCAGGTGCGATCCATAGCAAGTCATGTCCGTCCTGACAGACAGA CCCTCTTATTCAGTGCAACTTTTCGGAAAAAGATTGAAAAACTGGCCAGAGACATCCTGATCGACCCTATTCGTGTGGTGCAGGGAGACATTGGCGAG gCAAATGAAGATGTGACACAGATTGTGGAGATTCTTCACTCTGGGCCTAGTAAATGGAACTGGCTTACCCGTCGTCTGGTGGAATTTACCTCTTCAGGAAGTGTCCTCCTGTTTGTTACTAAAAAAGCCAATGCTGAAGAGTTAGCCAATAACCTTAAGCAGGAGGGTCATAATCTTGGGCTGCTTCATGGGGACATGGATcagagtgaaagaaacaaagtcaTTTCAGACTTTAAGAAAAAGGACATCCCAGTCCTGGTGGCCACAGATGTTGCAG cCCGTGGTCTGGATATTCCTTCAATTAAGACCGTCATTAACTATGATGTGGCACGAGACATTGATACTCATACTCACAGGATTGGCCGCACAGGACGAGCGGGTGAGAAGGGCGTGGCATATACCTTGCTGACCCCCAAGGACAGCAATTTTGCTGGTGACCTTGTCCGGAACTTGGAAGGAGCCAATCAACATGTTTCCAAGGAACTCCTAGATCTAGCAATGCAG AATGCCTGGTTTCGGAAATCCCGCTTTAAAGGAGGCAAAGGCAAAAAGCTGAACATTGGTGGAGGTGGCCTAGGCTACAGGGAGCGGCCTGGCCTAGGCTCAGAGAACACG GACCGAGGAAATAACAACAATGTAATGAGCAATTATGAGGCCTACAAGCCCTCCACAGGAGCCATGGGAGATCGGCTGACGGCCATGAAAGCAGCTTTCCAG TCCCAGTACAAGAGTCACTTTGTTGCTGCCAGCTTAAGCAACCAGAAGGCAGGAAGCTCTGCTGCTGGGGCAAGTGGATGGACTAGTGCAGGGAGCTTGAATTCTGTTCCAACTAATTCAGCCCAACAGGGCCATAACAGTCCAGACAGCCCCATTGCCAGCGCCGCCAAGGGCATCCCGGGCTTTGGCAACACCGGGAACCTCAGCAGTGCTCCAGTGACCTACCCTTCCGCTGGAGCCCAGGGAGTCAACAACACAGCTTCAGGGAATAACAGCCGAGAAGGGCCTGGGGGAGGCaacgggaagagagagagatatactGAAAACCGGGGTGGCAGCCGCCACAGTCACGGAGAGAGTGGCAATCGGCATGGCGACAGCCCCCGTCACGGAGATGGTGGTCGCCATGGAGATGGATACCGCTACCCAGAAAGCGGCAGCCGTCATGCTGATGGTCACCGTCACGGGGAGAACAGACATGGAGGAGGTGGAGGCCGACATGGAGAGAGCCGAGGCGCAAACGATGGTCGGAATGgtgaaagcaggaaagaaggtTGCAATCGTGAGAGCAAGGTGGACCCCAAGGTGGACAGCAAGATGGACAAGATGGACAGCAAGACAGATAAGACAGCTGACGGTTTTGCTGTccccgagccacccaagcgcaaGAAAAGTCGATGGGACAGTTAG
- the PSMC5 gene encoding 26S proteasome regulatory subunit 8 isoform X1 has translation MASVFVNFSPHNPPIDPELFSARVVGPLTPVSAPARQGGSDAGRLCGRGKMALDGPEQMELEEGKAGSGLRQYYLSKIEELQLIVNDKSQNLRRLQAQRNELNAKVRLLREELQLLQEQGSYVGEVVRAMDKKKVLVKVHPEGKFVVDVDKNIDINDVTPNCRVALRNDSYTLHKILPNKVDPLVSLMMVEKVPDSTYEMIGGLDKQIKEIKEVIELPVKHPELFEALGIAQPKGVLLYGPPGTGKTLLARAVAHHTDCTFIRVSGSELVQKFIGEGARMVRELFVMAREHAPSIIFMDEIDSIGSSRLEGGSGGDSEVQRTMLELLNQLDGFEATKNIKVIMATNRIDILDSALLRPGRIDRKIEFPPPNEEARLDILKIHSRKMNLTRGINLRKIAELMPGASGAEVKGVCTEAGMYALRERRVHVTQEDFEMAVAKVMQKDSEKNMSIKKLWK, from the exons ATGGCCTCTGTTTTTGTAAACTTCTCGCCGCACAACCCGCCCATTGACCCGGAACTCTTCTCTGCCAGGGTTGTCGGGCCCCTAACCCCTGTTTCTGCGCCTGCGCGCCAAGGCGGCTCAGATGCCGGCCGTCTCTGcgggagagggaagatggcgcTTGACGGACCGGAGCAG ATGGAGCTGGAAGAGGGAAAAGCAGGCAGTGGACTCCGCCAATATTATCTGTCCAAGATTGAAGAATTGCAG CTGATTGTGAATGACAAGAGCCAGAATCTCCGGAGGCTGCAGGCACAGAGGAATGAGCTCAATGCGAAAG TTCGCCTACTGCGGGAAGAGCTACAGCTGCTGCAGGAACAGGGCTCCTATGTAGGGGAAGTAGTCCGGGCCATGGATAAGAAGAAAGTGTTGGTTAAG GTGCATCCCGAAGGCAAGTTTGTCGTAGATGTGGACAAGAACATCGACATCAACGAT GTGACACCCAATTGCCGAGTCGCTCTAAGAAACGACAGCTACACTCTGCACAAGATATTGCCCAACAAGGTAGACCCCCTGGTGTCACTGATGATGGTGGAGAAAGTGCCAGATTCAACCTATGAGATGATCGGTGGACTGGACAAGCAGATAAAGGAGATCAAAGAAGTGATCGAGCTGCCTGTCAAGCATCCTGAGCTCTTTGAAGCGCTGGGCATTGCACAGCCCAAG GGGGTGCTGCTATATGGGCCCCCAGGCACTGGGAAGACACTGTTGGCCCGGGCTGTGGCTCATCATACAGACTGTACCTTTATTCGTGTCTCTGGCTCTGAATTGGTACAGAAATTCATCGGGGAAG GGGCAAGAATGGTGAGGGAGCTGTTTGTCATGGCACGAGAACATGCTCCTTCTATCATCTTCATGGATGAAATCGACTCCATTGGCTCCTCACGGCTGGAGGGGGGTTCCGGAGGGGACAGTGAGGTGCAGCGCACAATGCTGGAGCTGCTCAACCAGCTGGATGGCTTTGAGGCCACCAAGAATATCAAG GTTATCATGGCTACTAACAGGATTGACATCCTGGACTCGGCGCTGCTCCGCCCTGGGCGCATCGACAGGAAAATTGAATTCCCACCCCCCAATGAGGAG gCCCGGCTGGACATTTTGAAGATTCATTCTCGGAAAATGAACCTGACCCGGGGGATCAACCTGCGGAAGATTGCTGAGCTCATGCCTGGAGCGTCAGGGGCTGAAGTAAAG GGCGTGTGCACCGAAGCTGGCATGTATGCCCTGCGGGAGCGGCGAGTCCACGTCACGCAGGAGGACTTTGAGATGGCAGTGGCCAAG GTCATGCAGAAGGACAGCGAGAAAAACATGTCTATCAAGAAGCTATGGAAGTGA